From the genome of Phoenix dactylifera cultivar Barhee BC4 chromosome 5, palm_55x_up_171113_PBpolish2nd_filt_p, whole genome shotgun sequence:
gatttatttatatattttatattttcttacaattTATTGGTAGATTGAACTCTCAGGTATTCGCAATGCCTTTGGCATGCGTGAGATGTGTACCAGGATATAAACTCATCTTGGCTTTTAGTTGTTATTATCTGCTCCACTAAGAGAATAGGAGTACATACATATGCTAATTAACATTGGGACTTTCTATTGATGTTTTCGCAATGAGTTCGTTGACCATCCAATCTCATGATGATgtgatttcttgttttgtacttGAAGTAAAGTTCTTGTGTTGATGCcaaatcttctttttttcttggatcAAAGTTGTTGCTCATCTCAGCCCAGCTCACGCTTGAGTTTGTGAATCTTAGGCAATGGACCGTAAGGCTTACGTAAGGCTCCTCTGTCGCAATATAAAGCCTCACGATCACCTCCTCCTCATGCAGTTACTCAATAATACTTATTTCTGATTATAAtcatatatatttatcaatcaaatcttatatacaatattatttttataatatctaACGTACTATACGTTATATATATTTACAATATAATTGGTGAATCAATTTTTATATATTGTTTATAATCTTGCTAGAACTaatattaattcaatttgatcctAAGAATTTGATGTGCTGATAAAACTAATGATCAAACCGAATTCAGTCTTTGataaaattgaagtatatttggatttaattttttttaatcaattcaAATTTGATCTGTGGCATTTTTTGTATTTTACCATCGAAAAACTAAAGTTTTATTTGGCAGATTTTTTTGATGGAACATAAagtaatttcttattttttaaaaatatttttaaataaaataaaaatatttgataaaaataaaaaattattttaattttatcaaaagttttttaaaaaattaaaataaatctcctatgaattttttttttttttagcgtgCATCGAAAAATAACCCAAAAATCGATGGATTCCTGATCCCGCGGGCGAAAGCGAAAAAATCCAGTCCTCGTATTTCTGTCCACATGCCGCACAATTTAAAACCCAAGCCCCATCCCAAAGGGCAACGTTGCTGAGCCCTGGACTTCCAACGGTTCCCTTCCATGGCCACCGCCTCCTTAGTACTTGCCCCCACACCATTCTCACGTTCCCGCAActccaaattatccctgaaaaAACCCTCAATTTTGCTGCAAAGATTCCCAAAAGCCTCTTCGCACAAACCCTTCTCCTCCCGTCTCAGACCTCCTTCATCTCGGCCGCCGCCGGGAGGCCCAGCAATCCCGGCGGCGCGCTTCCGATTTCTTGTCGCGTGTGATGATGATGGCGCAAAATCCAAGGGCCTGATTCCCCCGAGATCCGCCGGCGCCGATGGCGGGGGAACCGCAGTCGGATTTCCCAATGTGAGTGCCTTCCGTTCTATGCTGTGTGGATGCCGGATATCAAATTCTGATTCATATCTGGGATATGGATATTGTTCGCCAGGTTCTTGGGATCTTGCACTTGGCGGCGTCGCTCGGGATAATTCTTGGGGCCGATAAGTTTCTCAAGCAGGCTTTTGCTGCCGCCGCTATAAAATTCCCGAGCGCTCTTTTCGGGATGTTCTGCGTGTTCTCGGTGCTGATGGTCTTGGATTATGTTGCTCCGTCTGCCGCGATGGGCTTGATGGGTTTCTTTGACCCGGCGACTTTGTTCATCCAGAGGTGGCTTCCGCTGTTTTACGTCCCGTCGCTGGTGGTATTGCCTCTTGCCGTGAGGGATATCCCGGCGGCTTCGGGGCTTAAGATTTGCTTTATCCTAGGTTCGTGATTCTATTCGTCAGTTATGCTCGTAGTACAACTAGTTTGTTTTACATAAAATGGTACTGCTATATCATGATCTTCAATAATTGTAGAGATTATTGGGATTTTATACTAGTTATTTTCGCTTCAATATGGCTCCATATAAGTGCACTGCATCCTTTGCCATATCTTATTAGAACTTTTTCTTCTAATGCTTGTGTCCCATCAAACTTGCTTTCATGCATTAACAAGATGTTGAAATAATCATCTTTATTTTGTTAGGATTCTTACTTGTATGGCCTGTTTAGGATGCTCTCTTTCCTGTGTTTATAACTTGTCACCATAGTTACACAAGTTGTATATTGTAACAAATCAATATCATAACCTTGGAAGATGAAATCTAATAATAAATTAGGATGGCAATATGTTGCAAAATGCAAAGAGTGCCTTAATCTAGATGCTTAGAGAAGAATTGTTGAAACAAAAGCTTAACATCTTACTGGGGAATGCAATTCGGTTCGCAGCGATTCCATTTATTTTAGGCTTTTGGTAGCCCAAAGCCACAGCTTGCGATTGCTGTGACTTTTTGAAAAGGCCACAGTGCGCGCTGTGGCTAGTGGCTAGTGGCTTTAGTTTAAATGCCACAACCtatatatattctttgattATTCACGCATGAATGGGCATGTCACCAAAAAAAGGGCAGTGTTTATATGAACTCTTTTAACATAGTATATGAaaatcatgaaaagaaaaaatgaaggaTGCTTCGAAAAACAACATGGTTAACATTATATGTTGTGTTGTGCTCTATGTGTGTATATCAAGTTGGACTTGGCTACACTAGTCGAATCCATCTCCACTCAGATCCAGATAGGCCTATGTTGGACAATGGAGGTCCCATATCGATGGTCCAAGTTGTTGGATGTGATTTACTATCTTTAAACTGCTTATATACTAAAAGTCATATAATTTGGAGATCTCTAGCCTAAGCATCAAgtgataaaaaatatataatttagtgTTATTTAGACTATTCATTTTGGACCACTTGATGCACAGGCTAAGCACCtccaaatcacatgattttTGGTATGTAAACAATGTAGAGGTAGTATATCATATTTAATGGCTTAGATCATTGATGTGGGACCTCCATCATCCAATCTAGACTTGACCGGATTTGAgtggatctctctctctctctctctctctctctctctctctctctctctctctctctatatatatatatatatatatatatatatattaggggCTATTGTACTAGTTATCTCTAACACTCTTCTCTCAAAGGCAAGATGAATAATCATCCACTAGAAGCTTGCCACAAGAATGATTAGACTCTGCATAAATAGTAAATAGAGGAGCATATGTCACATGAATGGTATCCAGAGCATCATGATGGTCCCTGGTTGCAAGCATCTGAGTTCTGGTATAGTATAACTAGGGGAGTGTTGGTGTTAATGTTGATTTAACTTGAAGGCATGCAGACAATATGCATGCAAGACTTGCACTTAGATAATGTTGTTGTCATACAATGTCTAGATTCATCTGTAATCTCTGTATGCAGAAGATATGTACCTAATTATATGCAGAATGTAGATATGGATGGACAACATCTGgttggagagagaaaaaaggcaAAAGACATATGTATATGCTTATGATATTTACACACAGTAAGGGCTAATATGATATCTTTTCAAGCCTGGACCAGTATGAGGATAGAGCAGCATGAAAAAGTAAAATCAAATATAACATCTACAACACATAACACAGAGAGTGTACACAACTTTTCCAGCCTTTTCTTCCTGTATCTTTACTTTCTCTTCTACTGTGAATGTCATTAACTTCTAACAATATCAGTGAATTGTAGATATATTGTCTCATAGGAACTTTTAACAAAAATTTTCAGTTGGCAAATATAATCTGTAGTGGCTTGTTGGGATCTCTTTCTGAATAACAGACcagtttcctttttcttctccagTTGGTGGCTGGTTGGCTTCGCTTTGTGTTGCTGGGTACACAGCCATAACTGTAAGAAAAATTGTGAGGACAGAAATGATACCTGCAGAACCCATGACAAAACCTTCTCCATTTACATCTGTTGAACTTTGGGCTTGGACTGCAATTTATATTTTAACATTTATTCTTGCACTTGTAAGCCCAATAGCACTTGGTACAAGTGCGAGAACATGCCTTCCATTCCTTCTTGCAGCTACAGTTTTGGGGTACATGCTTGGTTCTGGGTAATATGCTTCATATACTTGTTAGATCATAAAGTATATGTTGCACTAATAACATTTTGGGCAATTATTTAGTTATTGTTGTTCGTTTGTTCAGGTTGCCATCTAATGTCAAGAAGGTATTCCATCCAATTATCTGCTGTGCATTTGCTGCAGACTTGGCAGCACTGGCATATGGGTATTTCTCACGGTCTGGAATGGATGCTGTTCTAGGTTAATAACTTACTTCTATTTGAGATTGCCTTACCTTATTGTATCGAAATTCATGTGACATTTTACTGAAGCATGTGGGAGATGCATTAAATGACTTTTATCTTCTACTTTAGCCATCTTCCATTTCAACACTTACAGTAAGGTCCTTTGGATGATCTTGCATCCATTGCCACAATGAATTAGGGACTATTCTAATGCACACAAACTTTGTATCATATGAGGTATGTCATTGGCAGTCGGCTCGCAAAACATCAGGGAGTTGATGTTCTAATACTTACATGCAtgcaaacaagcagatatacctACGTACATAAGTACATATGAAAGCACAAGCATATGTACGGATGCACATGCATGGATATTAGGATGTCACGTACAAATTCCAGTTTTTCTTGTTGAAGAATCATGTAACTTGGTCTAATTTCCTGTGTTTCTCAAAATTATGAGATCTTCTAATTATTATGATGCCTCTGGATTGGTTGTGATATTTATAGAATGAATTGGCTTCTAAATAGTCAATGATTGTGTCTGGAGCTATATTACAAGTTCAAAAGGAATATGGTATGACAGTTTGATAAATGTTAACATATCTGAGAATATTATATTGTAAATAAGTGTCAATTGACATGCcaatcaaaatatcaaatacagCAGTCCGAACTACTGTTAACATCTCTGATGATATGCTTATCAGTATATATGCCCTTTTAAAGGCACTAATAAGTTATCCAGATACCGACGAGGAACCTGCCTAGCTTAATATAATACATGCTGACCTATTTATTGGCTGTGCACTTTGTCATACATCTGAAACAAAGTCATCTTCTGCTTTGACATTAAGTTTTTTTGCCCCCCTatcttccaaattgaattccAAGTCCAATTGTGGAACAacctccctcccccctcccctctctctctcgaaATATGGTGGAATAGCTGCCATACTGTTTTGAACCCAGGACCTCTGCCTATTAGGAGAGGGGTGATTACCAAGTCCTGTTGGCATAGACATTTTACATCATGTGAGATGAATAGGCTTTTCTCTTCTTGTAGATGAATGAAAACTTATTCATCTGCCATAATGTTGTTGTCTTatgattgagttcattagcattGTATCACATTTGGAAAGAGGGCACTAGGAAGTGAACAAGTTTTAGCTTCTCCATATTCTGGCATAAGATATAAAAGAAACACCAAGGGATTCTTAAAGAGAGGACATATATCCAAAACATACCAAGGATTCTAATACACTCTGACTTGAATTCAAATAAGAGAAGTGGACCATGACTTCAGTTGCCCACACTTTTCCTAAAGTATAGCATACATGTGTAGCCACTACACAGTcaaatttttttctcctttacaACCAGCACAAAAGATCAATTGATTTTATGACTTGCTCACTATGTGTGTGctgattaattatatatttctaCAGCTGACTACCTAACCAAAGTGTCATCAAATCCTGGGGCTGGTGATATTCTCATGGGTTTTCTGGGATCTGTCATTATTTCATTTGCTTTTTCAATGTTCAAACAGAGAAAGGTAACCTCTTTGATTCCGAGATTATACTTTTGCAAGTCAATTTTTGCTGTAAGTTTTCATTATATATTGGTTTAAGTTACAAACATAACTCAAGAATGTTTTCTTCTGTTATCTTTTCCCACATCATATGCCAATATATGACAACAGTTTATGTTATTTCTTTCGCCTTCTAGCTTGTGAAGAGGCATGCAGCTGAGATTTTCTCATCAGTGATTATAGCAACTACTTTCTCTTTGTATTCAACTGCCATCATAGGACGTGCTGTTGGATTAGAATCAACTTTTACCATATCAATCTTACCAAGATGTATTACTGTGGCTTTAGCTCTCAGCATAGTATCCTTGTTTGAAGGTAATGTCTGTGACTCATTGCATAAAGCTTGAATTTTTTGATAAATACCCAGCAACATGCTTTCTTCAATGGTGAATGGAATAATTTCATTATTGTATTCTACTTGGTTGCAGGTCTTGctatttgtttttctatttctcTGATTTCCTTCTTTTTATGCGGTTGTAGGTGCAAATTCATCACTTACTGCAGCTGCGGTTGTTGTCACTGGTCTTGTTGGAGCAAATTTTGTGCAAGCTGTGATGGATAAACTTCAGCTGCATGATCCTATAGCCAGAGGAATAGCAACAGCTTCTAGGTATTTCCATTCTCTTCTTCTGAAATTGCGTGATCTACAACTCTTTCATAGTTTTGCCAATTTATACTTTTTACTCTACAAAAGGGACTCAAATATCTCAGTGAAAAAATCTTCACATTTGCTATCAACAATTCTTTAACAAGTTAGAGCAAAAGACTAGCGTATGAAATTGCAATTGCTAAAatcttttcaaataaattttAGTTTCAACTGAATCATTTTTAGTCGATAAATCTAGATTTCATGATTTAAGAGCCAGATGTCATAAAACATGTTTCTGTTACATAATGGGATTTCAGATATTTGAGTGGTCAACTACTGTTCTCTAGTAAGACAAATGAATTTAATCACATGAAAGccattaatctaatatgctatCTGCAAAAATCTTGGAGTTGTGTAGATGGTTATTTAGTTACTTAGACCTGCCTAAGCTTATGCTGTTTTTCTTGAATAGAATGGAGGAATAAAAAAAGTGTAGTTACTTATCTTCCAGAGGATTTCTCTATTTCTTTTCTCATGAATTTATTGGATTTATAGTGCTCTGAGCAATGTGAAGTTTCCTCACTGCATCTCTAATTTAGGGTAATTCATTTCTCAAGGACTTCCTTTTAGACAGAATAAGTTGTTTCTTGAGGAAGATTGAGTCCTATGTTATCATCTGCAGGTTTTCTTTTATGGATTTTACATATTTCAGGATGATTCCTTTATGAGGATTTCCTCTAAAAGGTTTGATGCTTTTCTTGAAGAAAATAAGGGTTAATAATGCAGGTTATCTTTCTGCGGGAAAATCAAAGATGTGGTTTTTTAGGGGGTTTATGAAAAATGTTTTAGTTACCTTGCAGTAATCATCATGAATGGCGAAGCCACTTGTTCTAGATCCATTTATAGTACATTGTTTGTAGAACAGAAACCTTGAAGATTGAGGATCCAGCATTTGCAGAAAAAATGAATTATGGGCTTATGCTATTAAGAAGATGACTTGACCATTTATAAATGGTTTCTGGTTGTTCTATATtcgataataaaaataaaaaggaagtaTGCTGCATTTGGAGGTTTTTAttatcaaaatcataatttccaTCATTtgtaatttgaatttttttggagGTCTGAAAGTTGAGGAGGTTCGAAAGATGGATAAACTAAGATGATAAGGGTTGAAAATGTGAATTTGGAAAATTCTTTTCGAGTATAAATTTTCAGT
Proteins encoded in this window:
- the LOC103720991 gene encoding plastidal glycolate/glycerate translocator 1, chloroplastic isoform X2 translates to MATASLVLAPTPFSRSRNSKLSLKKPSILLQRFPKASSHKPFSSRLRPPSSRPPPGGPAIPAARFRFLVACDDDGAKSKGLIPPRSAGADGGGTAVGFPNVLGILHLAASLGIILGADKFLKQAFAAAAIKFPSALFGMFCVFSVLMVLDYVAPSAAMGLMGFFDPATLFIQRWLPLFYVPSLVVLPLAVRDIPAASGLKICFILVGGWLASLCVAGYTAITVRKIVRTEMIPAEPMTKPSPFTSVELWAWTAIYILTFILALVSPIALGTSARTCLPFLLAATVLGYMLGSGLPSNVKKVFHPIICCAFAADLAALAYGYFSRSGMDAVLADYLTKVSSNPGAGDILMGFLGSVIISFAFSMFKQRKLVKRHAAEIFSSVIIATTFSLYSTAIIGRAVGLESTFTISILPRCITVALALSIVSLFEGANSSLTAAAVVVTGLVGANFVQAVMDKLQLHDPIARGIATASRFSFMDFTYFRMIPL
- the LOC103720991 gene encoding plastidal glycolate/glycerate translocator 1, chloroplastic isoform X1, with the protein product MATASLVLAPTPFSRSRNSKLSLKKPSILLQRFPKASSHKPFSSRLRPPSSRPPPGGPAIPAARFRFLVACDDDGAKSKGLIPPRSAGADGGGTAVGFPNVLGILHLAASLGIILGADKFLKQAFAAAAIKFPSALFGMFCVFSVLMVLDYVAPSAAMGLMGFFDPATLFIQRWLPLFYVPSLVVLPLAVRDIPAASGLKICFILVGGWLASLCVAGYTAITVRKIVRTEMIPAEPMTKPSPFTSVELWAWTAIYILTFILALVSPIALGTSARTCLPFLLAATVLGYMLGSGLPSNVKKVFHPIICCAFAADLAALAYGYFSRSGMDAVLADYLTKVSSNPGAGDILMGFLGSVIISFAFSMFKQRKLVKRHAAEIFSSVIIATTFSLYSTAIIGRAVGLESTFTISILPRCITVALALSIVSLFEGANSSLTAAAVVVTGLVGANFVQAVMDKLQLHDPIARGIATASSAHGLGTAALSAKEPEALPFCAIAYGLTGIFGSLLCSIPVVRQSLLLIVK